The Kordia sp. SMS9 genome window below encodes:
- a CDS encoding TonB-dependent receptor, translating into MKKLLGLIAFCFCNFILAQSTVSGIITDQSNEPIFGANVYLKGTYDGASTNEKGAFSFTTEEKGIQILVVSFLSFETKEVSLDVSKMQNITVKLRENVDALNAVILSAGSFEAGENAKVTALKPLDIVTTASALGDVVGALQTLPGTSTVAEDGRLFVRGGSAGETQIFIDGIRVFTPYSNTTNNIPARGRYSPFLFTGITFSAGGYSAEYGQALSGVLELNTINEPTQEKTDISIMTVGGALGHTEKWEKGSVSFSTSYINLAPYLELFPDRNDWIKPFQGGQGESVFRHHFENGTLKFYTAFDITDFELDQESINVDELVRFKLNNNNLYMNGSYKGVLNDDWGIATGLSYTRDQSKIRIIDDRINSLQNSFHFKAKLKKKFSNRFKLNFGAEYFTTDFDEEFENPSVSAIDYGFKSNLIGAFVESDIFFSKKFAAKVGVRLDHASLLNETTISPRLSVAYKTSEKDQVSFAFGQFYQNPTNDFLKFHTDFRPENATHYIVNYQYSHEGKTFRAEAYHKKYNNLVTFSGEFPQFGSDFANDGFGHATGLDLWWRDNTSIENLDYWVSYSYLDTSRKFENFPTEAMPNFATQHNFSLVTKYWVDSLKSQVGFSYNYSSGRPYTNPNRTSFLGERTKDNHNLSVNWAYLVSDQKILYFSLNNALGLRNVFGYEYANQPDVNGTFQRRSLRPAQDQFFFIGFFWTISDDKKSNQLDTL; encoded by the coding sequence ATGAAAAAATTACTCGGACTTATCGCTTTTTGTTTTTGCAATTTCATCCTAGCACAATCCACAGTTTCAGGAATCATTACCGATCAATCAAACGAACCTATTTTTGGTGCCAATGTCTATTTAAAAGGAACGTATGACGGCGCTTCCACCAATGAAAAAGGCGCATTTAGTTTTACCACAGAAGAAAAAGGAATACAAATTTTAGTGGTTTCTTTTTTATCGTTTGAAACGAAAGAAGTGTCCTTAGATGTGTCAAAAATGCAAAACATCACTGTGAAACTCCGCGAAAATGTTGATGCATTAAACGCCGTCATTTTAAGTGCAGGTTCATTTGAAGCAGGCGAAAATGCCAAAGTAACTGCGCTAAAACCTTTAGATATTGTCACAACCGCAAGTGCGTTGGGCGATGTTGTGGGCGCGTTGCAAACCTTACCAGGAACCAGTACTGTAGCGGAAGACGGACGTTTGTTTGTGCGTGGAGGAAGCGCGGGAGAAACGCAGATTTTTATTGATGGCATTCGTGTATTTACGCCGTACAGCAATACCACAAATAACATTCCTGCGCGTGGACGCTATTCACCATTTTTGTTTACAGGAATTACCTTTTCCGCAGGTGGATATTCGGCAGAATACGGACAAGCGTTGTCGGGTGTGTTGGAATTGAACACGATTAATGAACCTACCCAAGAAAAAACAGATATTTCTATCATGACGGTTGGTGGTGCGTTGGGACATACCGAAAAGTGGGAGAAAGGTTCGGTAAGTTTTAGCACATCGTACATTAATTTAGCACCGTATTTGGAACTATTTCCAGATCGTAACGATTGGATCAAGCCGTTTCAAGGCGGACAAGGAGAAAGTGTTTTCCGTCATCATTTTGAGAATGGAACGTTAAAATTTTACACGGCGTTTGATATTACCGATTTTGAACTCGACCAAGAAAGCATCAATGTTGACGAATTGGTTCGCTTCAAGCTGAATAATAATAATTTGTACATGAACGGTTCGTATAAAGGCGTGTTGAACGACGATTGGGGAATTGCAACAGGATTGAGTTACACGCGCGATCAATCGAAAATTCGTATTATTGACGATCGCATCAACAGTTTGCAAAATTCGTTTCACTTTAAAGCGAAGTTGAAAAAGAAATTTAGCAACCGATTCAAATTAAATTTTGGAGCAGAATATTTCACGACTGATTTTGATGAAGAATTTGAAAACCCATCTGTTTCAGCCATTGATTACGGTTTTAAAAGCAATTTGATTGGCGCTTTCGTGGAATCGGACATTTTCTTCTCAAAAAAGTTTGCTGCCAAAGTCGGAGTTCGCTTAGATCATGCGTCTTTACTGAATGAAACTACGATTTCGCCACGATTGTCCGTAGCGTATAAAACGTCTGAAAAAGATCAAGTGTCGTTTGCATTTGGACAATTTTACCAGAATCCAACAAATGATTTTTTAAAATTTCACACCGATTTCCGACCAGAAAATGCGACACATTATATTGTAAACTATCAATATTCGCATGAAGGCAAGACGTTTCGCGCGGAAGCGTACCACAAAAAATACAACAATTTAGTCACGTTTTCGGGAGAATTTCCACAATTTGGAAGCGATTTTGCAAATGATGGATTTGGTCATGCAACAGGACTGGACCTTTGGTGGCGCGATAATACTAGTATCGAAAACTTAGATTATTGGGTTTCGTATTCGTACTTAGACACCTCGCGAAAGTTTGAAAATTTCCCAACGGAAGCCATGCCAAATTTTGCAACACAACATAACTTTTCACTCGTGACAAAATATTGGGTAGATTCGTTAAAAAGTCAGGTAGGATTCAGTTATAACTATTCTTCGGGAAGACCGTATACAAACCCAAATAGGACTTCATTTTTAGGCGAACGTACCAAAGACAATCACAATTTGAGCGTGAATTGGGCATATTTAGTGTCCGATCAAAAAATTCTATATTTCTCGTTGAATAATGCGCTTGGACTTCGAAATGTATTTGGATATGAATACGCGAATCAGCCAGATGTAAACGGAACATTTCAGCGAAGAAGCTTACGTCCTGCACAAGATCAATTCTTCTTTATCGGTTTCTTTTGGACCATTAGTGATGATAAAAAGAGCAATCAGTTGGATACGTTGTAG
- a CDS encoding GNAT family N-acetyltransferase produces the protein MIRIEKAVIDDLERIAEIGRITFLETYLPNTPKEAVESFVATAFDLDTLRAEFNIESIHYFIIFSDETLAGYGKIELNAQNEMLETPQLTKLERFYVLKEFHGHKLGAQLFNHLVQFSKEQQQRGMWLYVLIANERALRFYTKNNFQIVGEYDFKISETRYNPNYVMYLVY, from the coding sequence ATGATTCGCATAGAAAAAGCCGTTATTGATGATCTAGAACGTATTGCTGAAATTGGTCGCATAACTTTTTTAGAAACTTATTTGCCCAATACGCCAAAAGAAGCAGTGGAATCTTTTGTTGCAACTGCGTTTGATTTGGATACGCTTCGCGCGGAATTTAACATTGAAAGCATTCACTATTTTATAATCTTTTCAGATGAAACGCTCGCTGGTTATGGTAAGATTGAACTCAATGCTCAAAACGAAATGCTTGAAACACCTCAACTCACCAAACTCGAACGGTTTTATGTATTGAAAGAATTTCATGGACACAAATTGGGTGCGCAACTTTTCAATCATCTTGTACAGTTTTCAAAAGAACAACAGCAACGCGGAATGTGGTTGTACGTGTTGATTGCAAACGAACGCGCGTTGCGTTTTTACACAAAAAACAACTTTCAAATTGTGGGCGAATATGATTTTAAAATTTCTGAAACACGCTACAATCCAAATTATGTGATGTATTTGGTTTATTAA